In the Adlercreutzia equolifaciens DSM 19450 genome, one interval contains:
- a CDS encoding glycosyltransferase produces MNTPALKSTEPSAPIAPDAPAQTLAVPAEPSPSPLAAGAQGATAAEAIACALAAPERTAEEAAAHPLILVVHASVGSGHRSAANAIAEALEEAGEAARAAGDDNSLEARSEVRVLDILDFGRIVFDGDKTASMFTGWTRPFYDLTWRYTLTGRLLWGGGTIWARLMYPKFTEYVRRLRPAAIVATHITGANVAVSARMITGQSFPIVCVPTDYEAEGLWPHLHTDLFCVANESMAETLRPRRVPEDRILITGIPASPAFSRTYDRAKAREAFGLPQDKQVVLALAGAKLPQPYVHFRAAIGEMLPFMHAMPSMQLVIVAGADEDYERELRRQVAEYGLANVTVLGYVNAMAELMEAADVVICKPGGLTVTECLCAHAPMILLGRAYGQEKANVRMLTAAGAAMAATTPRELLDTLRHISDHSASAHAMLMNASILRRPNAAEDIARATFALIRREPPRDAKLRAKHFLHFYWGKKPAHVR; encoded by the coding sequence ATGAACACACCTGCACTGAAATCGACGGAGCCCTCGGCTCCGATCGCCCCCGACGCCCCCGCCCAGACGCTCGCCGTCCCTGCCGAGCCCTCGCCCTCCCCCCTCGCCGCGGGCGCCCAAGGCGCCACGGCCGCCGAGGCCATCGCGTGCGCGCTGGCCGCGCCGGAGCGCACGGCCGAGGAGGCCGCCGCCCATCCGCTCATCTTAGTGGTGCACGCCTCGGTGGGCTCGGGCCATCGCTCGGCGGCCAACGCCATCGCCGAGGCCCTGGAAGAGGCCGGCGAGGCCGCCCGCGCTGCCGGGGACGACAACTCGCTGGAAGCGCGCTCGGAAGTGCGCGTCCTCGACATCCTCGATTTCGGGCGCATCGTGTTCGACGGCGACAAGACCGCCTCCATGTTCACCGGTTGGACGCGCCCCTTCTACGACCTCACCTGGCGCTACACCCTCACCGGGCGTCTTCTGTGGGGCGGCGGCACCATTTGGGCGCGCCTCATGTACCCGAAGTTCACCGAGTACGTGCGCCGCCTGCGGCCGGCGGCCATCGTCGCCACCCACATCACCGGCGCCAACGTGGCCGTGAGCGCTCGCATGATCACGGGCCAGAGCTTTCCCATCGTCTGCGTGCCCACCGACTACGAGGCCGAGGGGCTGTGGCCCCATCTGCACACCGACCTGTTCTGCGTCGCTAACGAATCCATGGCCGAGACGCTGCGCCCGCGGCGCGTGCCCGAGGACCGCATCCTCATCACCGGCATCCCCGCCAGCCCCGCCTTCTCGCGAACCTACGACCGCGCTAAGGCCCGCGAGGCCTTCGGACTGCCGCAGGACAAACAGGTGGTGCTGGCGCTCGCCGGCGCGAAGCTCCCCCAGCCCTATGTGCACTTCCGTGCCGCCATCGGGGAGATGCTCCCCTTCATGCACGCGATGCCCTCGATGCAGCTGGTGATCGTCGCCGGGGCCGACGAGGACTACGAGCGCGAGCTGCGGCGCCAGGTGGCCGAATACGGCCTGGCCAACGTCACGGTGCTCGGCTACGTGAACGCCATGGCCGAGCTCATGGAGGCCGCCGACGTGGTCATCTGCAAGCCGGGAGGCCTCACGGTGACCGAGTGTTTATGCGCCCATGCACCCATGATCCTCTTGGGCCGCGCCTACGGCCAGGAGAAGGCCAACGTGCGCATGCTCACCGCCGCCGGCGCCGCCATGGCCGCCACCACGCCTCGCGAGCTCTTGGACACCCTGCGCCACATCAGCGACCACTCCGCGAGCGCCCACGCCATGCTGATGAACGCCTCCATCCTGCGGCGCCCCAACGCCGCCGAGGACATCGCCCGGGCCACCTTCGCCCTCATCCGGCGCGAGCCGCCGCGGGACGCGAAGCTGCGGGCCAAGCACTTCCTGCACTTCTACTGGGGCAAGAAGCCGGCCCACGTCCGCTAG